Proteins encoded within one genomic window of Humulus lupulus chromosome 1, drHumLupu1.1, whole genome shotgun sequence:
- the LOC133814630 gene encoding uncharacterized protein LOC133814630 has product MTSNIAEFLNAALKAARNLPIDILVECLRSLVQKWVCNNSNNTNGTFTKVSTTTENELRHDIVSKMKFQEDEMPCGHAVVVIAERNLGVYDYCAKFYKTDTLKALYQENVHPLPHKDEWNIPQHLDIVVLPPKATIHAGRLRNKRIRSRGEPKVIITCGKCGQPGHNRKTCRNPPIEKANKQKKQKT; this is encoded by the exons ATGACATCCAACATCGCAGAATTTCTCAACGCTGCACTAAAAGCTGCAAGAAATCTCCCTATTGATATCTTGGTTGAATGCCTTAGAAGTTTGGTTCAAAAGTGGGTTTGTaacaactcaaataatacaaacGGAACATTCACAAAAGTCTCTACAACAACAGAAAATGAGTTGAGACATGACATTGTTTCGAAAATGAA GTTTCAAGAAGATGAAATGCCTTGTGGGCATGCAGTAGTTGTAATTGCAGAGAGGAACTTGGGAGTGTATGATTACTGTGCAAAGTTTTACAAAACAGATACATTGAAAgcattgtatcaagaaaatgttcATCCTTTGCCCCATAAAGATGAATGGAATATCCCACAACACTTGGACATAGTGGTGCTCCCACCAAAGGCAACAATCCATGCAGGAAGACTAAGAAATAAAAGAATAAGATCAAGAGGAGAACCAAAAGTAATAATCACCTGTGGGAAATGTGGCCAACCAGGACATAACAGGAAGACTTGCAGGAATCCTCCAATTGAAAAGGCAAACAAGCAAAAAAAGCAAAAGACATAG